Proteins encoded in a region of the Shewanella polaris genome:
- a CDS encoding SapC family protein: MPNQITLLEQTKHGDLKLIPSDYSHIAEQHIVPVTLHEINRAATEYPIVFVKNSDTNEFQSVAMLGLKPGQNLSVKDGKWLGLYIPAVVRDYPLGLIVNPDVKDKVWIGIRENAKEVTKTEGQAMFEDGKETPFLEARKKALISHYEQDQATRGILGYLAEKGLLINQILTVDVAGEKRNINGLYLIDEAKLNELSDEEFIELKKRGLLGPIYGHLGSLNQVNRLARIEVLGR, encoded by the coding sequence ATGCCTAACCAAATTACATTATTAGAACAAACCAAACATGGTGATTTAAAACTGATCCCAAGTGATTACTCACACATAGCAGAACAACACATTGTGCCAGTAACATTACATGAAATTAATCGTGCTGCTACTGAGTATCCTATCGTATTTGTAAAAAACAGTGACACTAATGAGTTCCAATCAGTGGCTATGTTAGGCTTAAAGCCAGGTCAGAATTTAAGTGTAAAAGACGGTAAATGGCTAGGTTTGTATATTCCTGCAGTTGTCCGTGATTATCCTCTTGGTTTAATCGTTAACCCCGATGTTAAAGACAAAGTATGGATTGGTATTCGTGAGAATGCTAAAGAAGTGACTAAAACAGAAGGGCAGGCAATGTTTGAAGATGGTAAAGAAACGCCATTTTTAGAAGCGCGTAAGAAAGCCTTAATTAGTCACTATGAACAAGATCAAGCTACACGTGGCATTTTAGGGTATTTAGCTGAAAAAGGATTATTAATAAATCAAATATTAACTGTCGATGTGGCGGGTGAGAAGCGCAATATTAATGGCTTATATCTAATAGATGAAGCTAAATTAAATGAGCTAAGCGATGAAGAATTCATTGAACTTAAAAAGCGTGGTTTACTCGGCCCTATTTATGGTCATTTAGGATCGTTAAACCAAGTTAATCGATTAGCACGTATCGAAGTTCTTGGTAGATAA
- a CDS encoding oxidative damage protection protein — translation MARTVQCLHLNKSADGLDFQLYPGELGKRIFDNISKEAWGLWQKKQTMLINEKKLNMMNVDDRKFLEEQMTHFLFEGKDVEIEGYVPPAEDE, via the coding sequence ATGGCTCGCACAGTTCAGTGTCTACATCTTAACAAATCAGCTGACGGCTTAGATTTTCAGCTATACCCAGGAGAATTGGGTAAGCGTATTTTTGATAATATTAGTAAAGAAGCTTGGGGCTTATGGCAAAAGAAACAAACCATGCTCATTAATGAAAAAAAACTCAATATGATGAATGTTGATGATCGCAAGTTTCTTGAAGAGCAAATGACTCACTTTTTATTTGAAGGTAAAGATGTTGAAATCGAAGGCTATGTACCCCCAGCTGAAGATGAATAA
- a CDS encoding NAD(P)/FAD-dependent oxidoreductase, translating into MVQRIVIVGGGAAGLALASKLGRKFGKNPLIDISLIDKNTVHIWKPKLHEVAVGVIDQSIEGLQYRDHGLKNGYRYIRGAIEQCDPSTKQIQLAPVYNDEGEMIIAARNIEYDTLVLALGGVSNSFNTPGAEKHCIFLDSLDSANLFHHKLMDALLQLNETQDQLSIGIVGAGATGVELSAELHHVIESVREYGYQNISKDHLDINLIEASTKILPQLPDQVSSRAQTVLSKLGVKLHLGVQVKEVTKEGFVTATGDTIKANIKVWAAGVKGPKVFESFTQLPITPRNQIDVDECMHVKGINDIYALGDCAQLILPSGKPVPPRAQAAAQMADRLYANICLKMKQQSEKPFVYKDYGSLVSLSRFSAVGNLMGNLRSGDFFVEGHVARLMYISLYQRHLASLYGWFSASVYRIAQKLLRWQRPKLKLH; encoded by the coding sequence ATGGTGCAACGAATTGTTATCGTGGGTGGTGGGGCAGCTGGGTTAGCGTTGGCTTCTAAATTGGGACGAAAGTTTGGTAAAAATCCATTAATCGATATTAGTTTGATTGATAAGAATACCGTTCACATTTGGAAACCTAAATTGCATGAGGTTGCCGTTGGTGTAATTGACCAATCAATTGAAGGTTTGCAATATCGAGACCACGGATTAAAGAATGGTTATCGCTATATTCGCGGTGCAATTGAACAGTGCGATCCGAGTACTAAACAAATTCAACTTGCTCCAGTGTATAACGATGAAGGTGAGATGATCATTGCTGCGCGTAATATTGAATACGATACTTTGGTTCTCGCATTAGGAGGAGTATCAAATAGCTTTAATACACCCGGTGCAGAAAAACATTGTATTTTCTTAGACAGCCTAGACAGTGCCAATCTTTTTCATCATAAGCTTATGGATGCTCTGTTACAGCTTAATGAAACTCAAGACCAGTTAAGTATCGGTATTGTCGGTGCTGGTGCAACAGGCGTAGAGCTTTCCGCTGAGCTCCATCACGTTATTGAGTCAGTGAGAGAGTATGGCTATCAAAATATTTCTAAAGATCATTTAGACATAAACTTGATTGAAGCATCAACCAAAATCTTGCCACAATTACCCGATCAAGTTAGCTCCAGAGCGCAAACTGTATTGTCAAAGTTAGGCGTAAAATTACATTTGGGTGTGCAGGTTAAAGAAGTGACCAAAGAAGGCTTTGTTACTGCCACGGGTGACACGATTAAAGCCAACATCAAAGTCTGGGCAGCAGGTGTTAAAGGTCCAAAAGTCTTTGAGAGCTTCACTCAACTTCCGATTACGCCACGTAATCAAATCGATGTTGATGAATGTATGCATGTTAAAGGTATAAATGATATTTATGCCTTAGGTGACTGTGCACAATTAATATTACCCTCAGGGAAACCAGTACCGCCACGAGCTCAAGCAGCAGCTCAAATGGCCGATCGCCTTTATGCGAATATCTGTTTAAAAATGAAGCAACAATCTGAAAAGCCTTTTGTTTATAAAGACTATGGTTCATTAGTATCATTGAGTCGTTTTTCTGCCGTTGGTAATCTAATGGGTAACCTCCGCTCGGGAGATTTTTTTGTTGAAGGGCATGTTGCTCGTTTGATGTATATTTCGCTCTATCAGCGTCATTTAGCCAGTTTATATGGCTGGTTTTCCGCCTCTGTATATCGTATTGCGCAAAAATTACTACGCTGGCAACGTCCTAAGCTTAAATTACATTAA
- the mutY gene encoding A/G-specific adenine glycosylase has protein sequence MKNMTPFSERIIAWYDLHGRKSLPWQINKTPYRVWVSEIMLQQTQVATVIPYYEKFMARFPSVVDLANAHQDEVLHLWTGLGYYARARNLHKAAQHIRDTFNGEFPTHFDDVVALSGIGKSTAGAVLSLSLGQHHPILDGNVKRVLARHGAIEGWPGQKNVEQQLWQLTDSLTPSKNIEKFNQAMMDIGSSVCTRSKPNCSDCPVAIDCEAQRTGNQSLYPGKKPKKVTPEKSAFMLVLVDNSEESVKVQLIQRPPAGIWGGLWCFPQFEQQVELDDYLTLHNLTESEQGLAGFRHTFSHFHLDIKPVLVELSPDLASGIMEQTSALWYNIEQPAKVGLAAATERILANLAVLFVTH, from the coding sequence ATGAAAAATATGACTCCATTTTCTGAGCGCATTATCGCTTGGTATGACCTACATGGTCGTAAATCCCTGCCTTGGCAGATCAATAAAACACCATATCGTGTTTGGGTATCGGAGATCATGCTCCAACAAACTCAAGTTGCGACGGTTATTCCATACTATGAAAAATTTATGGCTCGTTTCCCTAGCGTTGTCGATCTTGCTAATGCTCATCAAGATGAGGTGCTGCATTTGTGGACAGGCTTAGGTTATTACGCCAGAGCACGCAACTTACACAAAGCAGCCCAACATATTCGCGATACCTTTAACGGCGAGTTTCCTACTCATTTTGATGATGTCGTCGCATTATCTGGAATAGGTAAATCTACTGCTGGCGCAGTATTATCGTTATCACTGGGGCAACACCACCCTATTTTAGACGGTAATGTTAAACGAGTATTAGCCCGACATGGTGCTATTGAAGGTTGGCCAGGACAAAAAAACGTTGAACAACAATTGTGGCAATTAACCGATTCGTTAACACCAAGCAAAAACATTGAAAAGTTTAACCAAGCGATGATGGATATTGGCTCAAGTGTTTGCACCCGCAGTAAACCCAACTGTTCAGATTGCCCTGTAGCGATTGATTGCGAGGCTCAGAGAACAGGGAATCAAAGCCTGTATCCCGGCAAAAAACCTAAAAAAGTCACGCCAGAAAAATCGGCTTTTATGTTAGTTTTAGTCGATAACAGCGAAGAGTCAGTAAAAGTTCAACTTATTCAACGTCCACCAGCAGGTATATGGGGAGGATTATGGTGTTTTCCTCAATTTGAACAACAAGTAGAATTAGATGATTATTTAACACTGCATAATTTAACAGAGTCTGAGCAAGGGCTTGCAGGGTTTAGACATACATTTAGTCACTTTCATCTTGATATTAAACCTGTGTTAGTTGAACTATCTCCAGATCTCGCTAGCGGCATCATGGAACAAACCTCAGCTCTCTGGTATAACATAGAACAACCAGCGAAAGTCGGGTTGGCAGCCGCCACAGAACGTATTTTGGCTAATTTAGCCGTACTTTTCGTCACACATTAG
- the trmB gene encoding tRNA (guanosine(46)-N7)-methyltransferase TrmB, whose protein sequence is MSDVTTAEFNEDGKYIRKIRSFVLREGRLTKGQSQAIEAYWPTMGLDYTPQPLDLVQVFGRDADTVLEIGFGMGASLVQMAQAAPEQNFIGIEVHKPGIGSCLADAGEANVTNLRIYHHDAMEVLEHSIADGSLARVQLFFPDPWHKKRHHKRRIVQAEFVQLIRRKLKIGGVFHMATDWENYSEHMLDIMNAAEGYKNQSTTGTVVERPEHRPLTKFEARGHRLGHGVWDIMFERIA, encoded by the coding sequence ATGAGCGACGTTACCACAGCTGAATTTAACGAAGACGGTAAGTACATTCGTAAAATCAGAAGTTTTGTTCTACGCGAAGGTCGATTAACTAAAGGCCAATCTCAGGCTATTGAAGCTTATTGGCCAACAATGGGCCTTGATTACACTCCACAACCGTTGGATTTAGTCCAAGTGTTTGGTCGCGATGCTGATACCGTTTTGGAAATTGGTTTTGGTATGGGCGCATCATTAGTACAAATGGCCCAAGCAGCACCAGAGCAAAACTTTATTGGCATCGAAGTTCATAAGCCTGGTATTGGTTCGTGTCTTGCGGATGCTGGTGAAGCTAACGTTACTAATCTACGAATATATCATCATGATGCAATGGAAGTATTAGAACACAGTATTGCTGATGGCTCTCTTGCGCGAGTGCAATTATTTTTCCCTGATCCATGGCACAAAAAACGTCATCATAAACGCCGGATTGTACAAGCTGAGTTTGTACAGCTCATCCGTCGTAAGCTTAAGATCGGTGGCGTGTTTCACATGGCGACTGATTGGGAAAATTACAGTGAGCATATGTTAGACATAATGAATGCTGCAGAAGGTTATAAAAATCAATCTACAACTGGTACAGTTGTCGAACGTCCAGAGCATCGTCCGCTAACAAAGTTTGAAGCTAGAGGCCACCGACTCGGTCATGGCGTATGGGATATCATGTTTGAGCGTATCGCTTAA
- a CDS encoding YggL family protein, translating to MAQKRSRRLRKKLRVDEFQELGFEINWTFDESVSEQDIDNLVDQFLIEVIEPRDLGFHGGGHKQWEGIIATQTIGKCTEEDTAAVNAFWKDKPVSDLEVSELFDIWWG from the coding sequence ATGGCGCAAAAACGCAGCCGTCGTTTACGTAAAAAATTACGAGTAGATGAGTTTCAAGAACTCGGTTTTGAAATAAACTGGACTTTTGATGAGTCTGTTTCTGAGCAAGATATTGATAATTTGGTTGATCAGTTCCTTATTGAAGTCATCGAACCTCGTGACTTAGGTTTCCACGGTGGTGGACATAAGCAATGGGAAGGCATTATTGCGACCCAAACTATTGGTAAATGTACTGAAGAAGATACAGCTGCAGTTAATGCATTCTGGAAAGACAAGCCAGTATCCGACCTAGAAGTCAGCGAGTTGTTCGATATTTGGTGGGGTTAA